The following coding sequences are from one Arthrobacter crystallopoietes window:
- a CDS encoding homoserine dehydrogenase — translation MNTLKVALLGCGNVGSQVARILLDDAADLASRSGARLELAGIAVRNVDAPRDVDLPRDLFTDDAETLVKDADIVIELMGGLEPARSLILRSIEHGASVVSGNKALLAADGPALYEKASAAGVELYYEAAVAGAIPILRPIRESLSGDRIKRVLGIVNGTTNYILDQMDTTGAAFEDALKAAQTLGYAEADPTADVEGLDAAAKGTLLASLAFHTTFPLDAVKCEGITGITSADIDAAKDTGFLIKLLAIAEKQPTKDGGEGVSVRVHPTLLPRTHPLAAVHGAFNAVFVEAENAGELMFYGQGAGGRPTASAVLGDVVSAARRMVSGGRGRTETTGKHLPVLGEESILTSYYIDIDAADQPGVLAKIAHVFADHGVSIEVMRQTMHTEDLVSIADGTASAELRIITHRGTEESLAATVEAIKDLDIVNSVTSVLRVEGV, via the coding sequence ATGAACACGCTGAAAGTGGCACTGTTGGGATGCGGAAATGTCGGATCCCAGGTGGCCCGGATTCTCCTGGACGACGCCGCCGACCTGGCCTCGCGTTCGGGAGCCCGGCTGGAACTGGCCGGAATCGCCGTCCGAAACGTTGACGCGCCGCGCGACGTCGACCTGCCCCGGGACCTGTTCACCGACGACGCCGAGACGCTGGTCAAGGACGCGGACATCGTCATTGAGCTCATGGGCGGACTGGAACCGGCGCGTTCGCTGATCCTGCGCTCCATCGAGCACGGTGCCTCCGTGGTCAGCGGGAACAAAGCGCTGCTCGCGGCCGACGGGCCCGCCCTGTACGAGAAGGCCTCTGCCGCCGGCGTCGAGCTCTACTATGAGGCGGCCGTGGCCGGAGCCATCCCGATCCTGCGTCCCATCCGGGAAAGCCTCTCCGGGGACCGGATCAAGCGTGTGCTGGGCATTGTCAACGGCACGACCAACTACATTCTCGACCAAATGGACACCACCGGCGCAGCCTTCGAGGACGCGCTGAAGGCCGCCCAGACCCTCGGCTACGCCGAGGCGGATCCAACGGCCGACGTCGAAGGGTTGGATGCAGCGGCGAAGGGCACCTTGCTTGCCTCGCTGGCTTTCCACACTACGTTCCCGCTGGACGCGGTCAAGTGCGAGGGCATCACCGGCATCACCTCCGCAGACATCGACGCGGCCAAGGACACCGGTTTCCTGATCAAACTGCTGGCGATCGCCGAGAAGCAGCCAACAAAGGACGGCGGCGAAGGGGTGTCCGTGCGCGTGCATCCTACCCTGCTGCCGCGTACCCACCCGCTGGCTGCTGTCCACGGTGCGTTCAACGCTGTGTTCGTCGAGGCGGAGAACGCCGGCGAGCTGATGTTCTACGGCCAGGGCGCCGGCGGACGTCCCACGGCCTCGGCCGTACTCGGCGATGTTGTCAGCGCCGCCCGCCGCATGGTCAGCGGCGGCCGTGGACGCACCGAAACAACGGGCAAGCACCTGCCGGTCCTGGGCGAAGAAAGCATCCTCACCAGCTACTACATCGACATCGACGCAGCGGACCAGCCCGGCGTCCTGGCCAAGATTGCCCATGTCTTCGCCGACCATGGGGTGTCGATCGAAGTCATGCGCCAGACCATGCACACGGAAGATCTGGTCTCGATCGCCGACGGGACCGCGTCCGCGGAACTGCGCATCATCACCCACCGCGGCACCGAGGAATCGCTCGCCGCGACGGTGGAGGCCATCAAGGATCTCGACATTGTTAATTCAGTTACTTCCGTACTGCGAGTAGAAGGAGTCTAA
- the thrC gene encoding threonine synthase: MAHQWRGVIREYAERLPVTDRTEIITLGEGGTPLVHAKALSELTGSTVYLKVEGMNPTGSFKDRGMTMAITAAVEAGAKAVVCASTGNTSASAAAYATQAGLKCAVLVPAGKIAMGKMSQAIAHGAEIIQINGNFDNCLEVARKLSEAYPVFLVNSVNPARIQGQKTAAFETVDFLGDAPDIHVMPVGNAGNITAYWKGYQEYAKPYESETAGTLEAVATKTPTLWGFQAAGAAPLVLGHPVTEPETIATAIRIGNPASWDTAIAARDESGGLIDSVTDEEILNAHRWLSSKEGVFVEPGSAAGVAGVIKKHAAGEVPAGKTIVITVTGHGLKDPQWALQTEDGHEVTPVKVDFDVVSVAAALGLE, translated from the coding sequence GTGGCCCACCAATGGCGCGGCGTTATCCGCGAGTACGCCGAACGTCTGCCCGTCACGGACCGGACCGAGATCATCACCCTCGGTGAAGGCGGAACACCGCTGGTCCATGCCAAGGCCCTCTCCGAGCTGACCGGCTCCACCGTGTACCTGAAGGTGGAGGGGATGAACCCCACCGGCTCCTTCAAGGACCGCGGCATGACCATGGCCATCACTGCGGCCGTGGAGGCAGGAGCCAAGGCCGTAGTCTGCGCTTCAACGGGCAATACTTCGGCGTCCGCTGCCGCCTACGCCACCCAGGCGGGACTGAAGTGCGCCGTGCTGGTGCCGGCAGGGAAGATCGCGATGGGCAAGATGAGCCAGGCCATCGCCCACGGCGCCGAGATCATCCAGATCAACGGCAACTTCGATAACTGCCTCGAAGTTGCCCGCAAGCTTTCGGAGGCGTACCCGGTTTTCCTGGTTAACTCCGTCAACCCCGCGCGGATCCAGGGCCAGAAGACCGCTGCGTTCGAGACCGTCGACTTCCTCGGCGATGCCCCGGACATCCACGTGATGCCCGTCGGCAACGCCGGAAACATCACGGCGTACTGGAAGGGCTACCAGGAGTACGCCAAGCCTTACGAGTCCGAGACTGCCGGTACCCTCGAAGCCGTCGCCACCAAGACACCCACGCTGTGGGGCTTCCAGGCCGCCGGTGCGGCACCGCTGGTGCTGGGACACCCGGTCACCGAGCCGGAAACCATCGCCACCGCCATCCGGATCGGCAACCCTGCATCCTGGGACACCGCCATCGCCGCCCGTGACGAGTCGGGCGGGCTGATTGATTCGGTGACGGACGAGGAAATCCTCAATGCGCACCGCTGGCTGTCCTCCAAGGAAGGCGTGTTCGTCGAGCCGGGTTCGGCGGCGGGCGTTGCGGGCGTCATTAAGAAGCATGCCGCCGGGGAAGTTCCTGCGGGCAAGACCATTGTGATCACGGTGACCGGCCACGGCCTGAAGGATCCGCAGTGGGCCTTGCAGACCGAAGACGGCCATGAGGTTACACCCGTCAAGGTGGATTTCGACGTCGTGAGCGTGGCTGCAGCTCTTGGTCTCGAATAA
- a CDS encoding GlxA family transcriptional regulator has translation MLKNVAVLILPGTSPFEFGVACEVFGIDRSARGTGVPAFDFRVCTPAPGKVDTKTGFSIDVALGLEAAEDADLLIVAPYQWDAPVPEKVKQSLRRAHARGAWVMSLCTGAFVLAGAGLLDGRRATTHWQYSQQLAQQYPQIHVDENVLYVQDDRIITSAGTSAGIDACLHLVRTELGAGVAAAIARDMVVPPHREGGQAQYIARPLSLEGCSTLKDLVVWLSENLDREVSIAELSQRVHMSERTFARRFRAETGATPAAWINAQRVLLAQELLETSDLNIDEIARATGFGQAVLLRHHFVKALNISPASYRRTFRGSSAAMAVH, from the coding sequence ATGCTTAAAAACGTGGCTGTGCTGATACTTCCGGGTACTTCGCCGTTCGAATTCGGGGTCGCCTGCGAGGTGTTCGGTATCGACCGTTCCGCGCGTGGAACGGGGGTGCCGGCCTTCGACTTCAGGGTCTGCACGCCTGCGCCGGGGAAGGTGGACACCAAGACCGGGTTTTCCATTGATGTCGCACTGGGGCTGGAAGCGGCCGAGGACGCGGATCTGCTCATCGTGGCGCCCTATCAGTGGGACGCACCCGTGCCGGAAAAGGTTAAGCAGTCACTGCGCCGCGCCCATGCGCGTGGGGCGTGGGTGATGTCATTGTGCACGGGTGCTTTTGTTCTGGCCGGAGCCGGCTTACTGGACGGCCGCCGCGCCACCACGCACTGGCAGTACTCGCAGCAGCTTGCCCAGCAATACCCGCAGATCCATGTGGACGAGAATGTGCTCTATGTCCAGGATGACCGGATCATCACCAGCGCCGGTACGTCGGCCGGGATCGATGCCTGCCTCCATCTGGTGCGGACGGAGCTCGGCGCCGGAGTGGCGGCAGCCATTGCCCGGGACATGGTGGTACCGCCGCACCGGGAGGGTGGTCAGGCCCAGTACATCGCGCGCCCCTTGTCGCTGGAAGGCTGCAGCACTCTCAAGGACCTTGTGGTCTGGCTCAGCGAGAACCTTGACCGCGAGGTCTCCATCGCGGAACTGTCCCAGCGCGTGCACATGTCGGAACGGACTTTCGCCAGGCGGTTCCGCGCCGAGACCGGTGCGACGCCCGCTGCCTGGATCAATGCCCAACGAGTGCTGCTGGCCCAGGAGCTGCTGGAAACCTCTGACCTGAACATCGACGAGATTGCGCGCGCCACCGGTTTCGGGCAGGCAGTCCTGCTGCGCCATCATTTCGTCAAAGCACTCAACATTTCGCCGGCAAGCTACCGCCGGACGTTCCGCGGAAGCTCCGCGGCCATGGCTGTTCACTGA
- a CDS encoding ABC transporter permease: MIVAVELGLIYAIMALGVYLTFRILNFPDLTVDGSFTTGAAVASIMIINGYSPVVSTVAAFGAGLVAGWITGILHTKGKINGLLAGILTMIALYSINLRIMGRANLPLLREDTLITPLRDAGLLGTAMAVVVFSLFALAVKFVIDWFLHTDVGLAMQATGDNEEMIRSFGVSTDRMKILGLALSNGLVGLCGALIAQYQGFADIGMGIGLILAGLASVIIGQAIFGSRLIIIASLAVVLGSVLYRVVIQLALQAGLNPNDMKLISAVLVVIALVLPQWKLFKRIGGLANMRKSLTGAGAKG; encoded by the coding sequence ATGATTGTCGCGGTTGAGCTGGGCCTGATCTACGCGATCATGGCTCTGGGGGTCTACCTGACCTTCCGCATTCTGAATTTTCCCGATCTGACGGTTGACGGCAGCTTCACCACTGGGGCTGCCGTCGCCTCGATCATGATTATCAACGGCTATTCGCCGGTTGTTTCCACCGTCGCCGCTTTCGGCGCAGGACTGGTTGCCGGCTGGATTACCGGAATACTGCACACCAAGGGCAAGATCAATGGACTGCTGGCCGGCATTCTGACCATGATCGCCCTATATTCGATCAACCTGCGCATCATGGGCAGGGCAAACCTGCCCCTGCTGCGTGAAGACACGCTCATCACGCCTCTGCGCGACGCGGGTCTGCTGGGCACTGCGATGGCCGTGGTGGTCTTCTCGCTGTTCGCGCTGGCGGTCAAGTTCGTCATCGACTGGTTCCTGCACACAGACGTCGGTCTGGCCATGCAGGCTACCGGTGACAACGAAGAAATGATCCGCAGCTTCGGCGTGAGCACCGACCGGATGAAAATCCTGGGTCTTGCGCTTTCCAACGGACTGGTCGGCCTGTGCGGAGCGCTGATTGCCCAGTACCAGGGCTTTGCCGATATCGGCATGGGCATTGGTCTTATTCTGGCTGGTCTTGCGTCAGTCATCATCGGGCAGGCGATCTTCGGCTCGAGGCTCATCATCATCGCTTCGCTGGCCGTAGTTCTCGGCTCCGTTTTGTACCGCGTGGTCATCCAGCTTGCCCTGCAGGCGGGCCTGAACCCGAATGATATGAAGCTGATTTCCGCGGTGCTGGTGGTCATCGCCCTGGTACTGCCACAATGGAAGCTCTTCAAGCGGATCGGCGGACTGGCCAACATGAGGAAGTCGCTGACCGGGGCGGGAGCTAAGGGCTGA
- a CDS encoding DinB family protein has product MVFNAEFELLDQLQWHWENQARPRLKGLTDEEYFWEPGEGCWNVRHRGTSHAPMAVGSGDFTIDFAIPEPYPAPVTTIAWRLGHILVGVLGTRNASHFGGPAVDYESFDYPGTADGALALLDEYYARWIEGVGSLGEPGLEKPCGAAEGRFADRSMGALVLHINREMVHHLAEVALLRDLFAHRQ; this is encoded by the coding sequence ATGGTGTTCAACGCTGAATTCGAACTGCTGGACCAGCTTCAGTGGCACTGGGAGAACCAGGCCAGGCCTCGGCTAAAGGGGCTGACCGACGAGGAGTATTTCTGGGAACCCGGGGAGGGCTGCTGGAACGTCCGCCACCGCGGGACCAGCCATGCGCCGATGGCCGTTGGCTCGGGTGATTTCACGATCGACTTCGCCATTCCCGAGCCTTATCCGGCTCCGGTGACCACCATCGCCTGGCGGCTCGGCCACATTTTGGTCGGAGTACTGGGAACCAGGAATGCGTCGCACTTCGGCGGGCCGGCGGTCGATTACGAAAGCTTCGACTATCCGGGAACCGCAGACGGTGCGCTGGCGTTGCTGGACGAATACTATGCCCGCTGGATCGAGGGCGTGGGTTCCTTGGGCGAGCCGGGCCTGGAGAAACCGTGCGGGGCGGCAGAAGGGCGGTTTGCGGATCGTTCCATGGGTGCGCTGGTACTGCACATCAACCGCGAAATGGTCCATCACCTTGCCGAAGTGGCGCTGCTGCGGGATCTCTTTGCCCACCGGCAGTAG
- a CDS encoding helix-turn-helix transcriptional regulator has product MLETSARLLQLLSLLQMRREWTGSALALRMSVTERTVRRDIDKLRSLGYPINASPGVAGGYQLGAGAQLPPLLLDDDEALAVALGLSAVTASPVSGVAEASVRALTKLEQVLPSRLRPKFAMLKNAVTTLSSPRTVVNPETLTSVSAAIADHRVVAFRYAKPDSESSRRLAEPYGLVDTGHRWYLVAWDLGRQDWRTFRVDRFESVPSARERFTPRPLPQKDLAMYVQHSITRSPYRYDVVVRIFAPLQTVAERIPPQVAELTDDGGSTVLRSGFDSLDYPLMQLAAMGFEFEILQPAEFKDRALELAGKLAKAGR; this is encoded by the coding sequence ATGCTTGAAACGTCGGCACGGCTGCTTCAGCTACTGTCCCTGCTCCAAATGCGCCGCGAATGGACCGGTTCGGCTTTAGCTCTGCGCATGAGCGTCACGGAGCGGACCGTCAGGCGGGACATCGACAAGCTGCGCAGTCTCGGCTACCCCATCAATGCGTCGCCCGGCGTGGCCGGCGGTTATCAGCTCGGCGCCGGCGCGCAACTACCCCCACTATTGCTGGACGATGACGAAGCCCTGGCCGTTGCACTGGGGCTCAGCGCCGTCACCGCCAGCCCCGTTTCCGGTGTCGCCGAAGCTTCGGTACGGGCGCTGACCAAGCTTGAGCAGGTCCTGCCATCACGGCTCCGCCCCAAATTCGCCATGCTCAAGAACGCGGTCACTACGCTGAGCAGCCCGCGGACTGTGGTTAATCCGGAGACACTGACCAGCGTTTCCGCCGCCATCGCTGACCACCGCGTTGTGGCCTTCCGTTATGCCAAACCGGACAGCGAGTCCTCCCGGCGGCTGGCCGAGCCGTACGGCCTGGTCGACACCGGACACCGCTGGTACCTGGTGGCGTGGGATCTGGGCCGCCAGGACTGGCGGACTTTCCGCGTGGACCGGTTCGAAAGCGTTCCTTCCGCCAGGGAACGCTTCACCCCCAGGCCGCTGCCGCAAAAGGATCTGGCAATGTATGTTCAACACTCAATCACGCGCTCGCCCTACCGTTATGACGTCGTCGTACGCATTTTCGCGCCGCTTCAAACGGTGGCCGAACGGATACCGCCCCAAGTAGCGGAGCTGACCGACGACGGCGGCAGTACTGTTCTGCGTTCGGGTTTCGATTCGCTGGACTACCCTTTGATGCAGCTGGCCGCCATGGGATTCGAGTTCGAAATCCTCCAGCCCGCCGAATTCAAGGACCGCGCGCTGGAACTGGCTGGAAAACTGGCGAAGGCCGGACGCTAA
- the argS gene encoding arginine--tRNA ligase — MTPEELSAAITACLQDAVDAGDFTVEMPREVRVERPKSREHGDWATNVAMQLGKKAGMNPRQFAEILSARLAKIDGVAKVDIAGPGFLNITLDAAAAGSLAQTIVETGDSYGTGAEYAGTKINLEFVSANPTGPIHLGGTRWAALGDSLARILQAQGAEVTREYYFNDHGNQIDRFARSLLASAKGEPAPEDGYGGDYIADIANAVLAQNPDALSAEDPQEEFRSRGVELMFAAIKKSLHEFGVDFDVYFHENALFEDGAVDTLLEQLKTSGSLYFDEGAWWLKSTDFGDDKDRVVIKSDGHAAYIAGDIAYFKNKRDRGFDLCIYMLGADHHGYVARLKAAAAAMGDSADRVEVLIGQMVNLVKDGKPVRMSKRAGTVVTMEDLVDAVGVDAARYALTRSHADSNIDVDLDLLTKRSNENPVFYVQYAHARTCAVARNAVAAGVERSAFDASLLDHATENELLAYLGAYPSVVATAAKLREPHRVARHLEVIAGAYHRWYDSCRVTPLGDADVTDLNRTRLWLNDATTQVLANGLGLLGVSAPERM; from the coding sequence GTGACTCCTGAAGAACTTTCCGCTGCCATTACCGCCTGCCTGCAGGATGCCGTCGACGCAGGTGACTTCACCGTTGAGATGCCCCGCGAGGTGCGGGTGGAGCGACCGAAGAGCCGCGAGCACGGTGACTGGGCCACGAACGTGGCCATGCAGCTGGGCAAGAAGGCGGGGATGAACCCGCGCCAGTTCGCCGAAATCCTCAGTGCCCGGCTGGCCAAGATCGACGGCGTTGCCAAGGTTGACATTGCCGGTCCTGGGTTCTTGAACATCACATTGGATGCCGCGGCTGCGGGTTCACTCGCGCAGACCATCGTCGAAACCGGCGATAGTTACGGGACCGGTGCGGAGTACGCCGGCACCAAGATCAATCTGGAGTTCGTCTCCGCCAATCCCACCGGACCTATTCACTTGGGCGGGACACGCTGGGCTGCCTTGGGGGATTCGCTGGCCCGTATCCTACAGGCGCAGGGGGCGGAAGTTACGCGCGAGTACTACTTCAATGACCACGGCAATCAGATCGACCGCTTTGCCCGGTCCCTGCTCGCCAGCGCCAAGGGCGAGCCCGCACCGGAAGACGGCTACGGCGGCGACTACATCGCGGATATCGCCAACGCCGTGCTGGCCCAGAATCCGGACGCGCTCTCCGCTGAAGACCCGCAGGAAGAGTTCCGCAGCCGGGGCGTCGAGCTGATGTTTGCTGCCATCAAAAAGTCGCTGCATGAGTTCGGCGTCGATTTCGATGTCTACTTCCACGAAAATGCGCTCTTTGAAGACGGCGCCGTCGACACGCTGCTGGAACAGCTCAAGACCTCCGGCAGCCTCTACTTCGACGAGGGCGCCTGGTGGCTGAAATCCACGGACTTCGGCGACGACAAGGACCGGGTGGTCATCAAGTCGGACGGCCATGCAGCCTACATCGCCGGCGACATCGCCTACTTCAAGAACAAGCGTGACCGCGGCTTCGACCTGTGCATCTATATGCTCGGAGCGGACCACCACGGCTATGTGGCGCGGCTGAAAGCTGCGGCCGCGGCCATGGGCGACAGCGCGGACCGCGTCGAGGTCCTGATCGGCCAGATGGTGAACCTGGTCAAGGACGGCAAACCGGTCAGGATGTCCAAGCGTGCCGGCACGGTGGTTACCATGGAGGACCTCGTGGACGCGGTCGGTGTGGACGCGGCACGCTACGCGCTGACGAGGTCGCACGCGGATTCCAACATCGACGTCGATCTGGACCTGCTGACCAAGCGCAGCAACGAGAACCCGGTGTTCTACGTGCAGTATGCCCATGCCCGTACCTGTGCCGTTGCCCGAAACGCGGTAGCCGCAGGGGTGGAACGCAGCGCCTTCGACGCATCCTTGCTGGACCACGCCACCGAAAACGAACTGCTGGCTTACCTCGGCGCCTACCCGTCCGTCGTGGCCACCGCGGCCAAGCTGCGCGAACCGCACCGGGTGGCACGCCATCTGGAAGTCATCGCCGGCGCCTACCACCGCTGGTACGATTCCTGCCGCGTGACGCCGTTGGGCGATGCCGACGTAACCGACCTGAACCGGACCCGACTATGGCTCAATGACGCGACCACCCAAGTTCTGGCCAATGGCCTGGGCCTGCTGGGCGTCAGCGCGCCGGAACGGATGTAA
- a CDS encoding diaminopimelate decarboxylase family protein, with protein MTSTIREASPLAPQWLSYPEDANELQPKMWARGVARGASGELEIDGVGVSDLKARFGSPLFVMSETDFRARARDFKESFDAAFADLCGGVDVYYAGKSFLCIEVARWVEQEGLRLDTCSGGELAVAARAGIPGEKLGLHGNNKSDAELNRALDMKLGRIVVDSLDELQRLAAIAAARSERANVMLRLTPGVHAHTHEFIATAHEDQKFGLSMAAADTESGTADDGGESPSAGNSPAARAVSEALASESINLLGLHCHIGSQIFEPEGFALAAERLLTFVAQIRDEHGVELPELDLGGGYGIAYTEVDTPRPPAELAEAMAAVVSSTCRRLELKVPRISIEPGRAIVGPSTFTLYETGTLKTVNVDSEDGRTYPRRYISVDGGMSDNARPVLYDADYSAVLASRVTDEDPIISRVVGKHCESGDIVVRDVYLPGDVAAGDLLAVPGTGAYCWALASNYNYVARPPVVAVRNGQARLIVRGETEEDLLARDLG; from the coding sequence ATGACTTCAACAATTCGCGAAGCCTCCCCGCTCGCTCCCCAGTGGCTGAGCTATCCGGAAGACGCCAACGAACTGCAGCCCAAGATGTGGGCCCGCGGTGTGGCCCGCGGTGCCAGCGGCGAACTGGAGATCGACGGCGTGGGCGTCAGCGACCTCAAGGCCCGGTTCGGCTCGCCGCTCTTCGTTATGTCCGAGACGGATTTCCGCGCCCGCGCCCGGGACTTCAAGGAGTCCTTCGACGCCGCTTTCGCCGACCTGTGCGGGGGAGTGGACGTCTACTACGCCGGCAAGTCCTTTCTCTGCATCGAGGTAGCGCGCTGGGTGGAGCAGGAAGGCCTGCGGCTGGATACCTGCTCCGGCGGCGAACTGGCCGTGGCCGCCCGCGCCGGCATTCCCGGTGAGAAGCTCGGCCTGCACGGGAACAACAAGTCCGATGCGGAACTGAACCGGGCCCTGGACATGAAGCTGGGCCGGATCGTGGTGGACAGCCTGGATGAACTCCAGCGGCTGGCAGCCATTGCCGCCGCCCGGTCCGAGCGGGCCAATGTCATGCTTCGGCTGACGCCCGGCGTGCACGCCCACACGCATGAATTCATTGCCACTGCGCACGAGGACCAGAAGTTCGGCCTCTCCATGGCAGCAGCGGACACGGAGTCAGGCACAGCGGACGACGGAGGGGAGTCGCCTTCCGCAGGCAACTCGCCGGCCGCACGGGCAGTCAGCGAGGCCCTGGCATCCGAGTCCATCAATCTGCTGGGACTGCACTGCCACATCGGTTCCCAGATCTTCGAACCCGAAGGTTTCGCCCTGGCGGCGGAGCGGCTGCTGACCTTCGTCGCCCAAATCCGTGACGAACATGGCGTGGAGCTCCCGGAGCTGGATCTGGGCGGCGGCTACGGCATCGCCTACACTGAGGTCGATACCCCGCGCCCGCCGGCCGAACTCGCGGAGGCGATGGCCGCCGTCGTTAGTTCCACCTGCCGCAGGCTGGAACTGAAGGTTCCGCGGATCTCGATCGAACCGGGGCGCGCCATCGTGGGGCCGAGCACGTTCACCCTGTATGAAACGGGCACGTTGAAGACTGTGAACGTGGACAGCGAGGACGGACGGACCTATCCGCGGCGTTACATTTCCGTGGACGGCGGCATGAGCGACAACGCCCGCCCGGTACTGTACGATGCCGACTATTCGGCTGTGCTGGCTTCCCGTGTGACGGATGAAGACCCGATTATTTCCCGCGTGGTTGGCAAACATTGCGAAAGCGGTGACATTGTAGTCAGGGACGTTTATCTGCCTGGTGACGTCGCTGCCGGAGATCTGCTGGCGGTGCCGGGCACCGGTGCCTACTGCTGGGCGCTGGCCAGCAACTACAACTATGTGGCACGGCCGCCGGTAGTTGCGGTCCGGAACGGCCAGGCACGGCTGATTGTGCGCGGCGAAACAGAAGAGGATCTTCTGGCCCGCGACTTGGGCTGA
- the thrB gene encoding homoserine kinase: protein MPGQRVSVRVPATSANLGPGFDSLGLAVSLYDSVSVETTDDGVFHAEISGEGAANLPTDESHLIIRTIQDTLGRAGYRAEGLRLQAENVIPHGRGLGSSAAAIVSAVLLANSLLPVAARLSAQEVLQLCSAQEGHPDNVAPALAGKLAISWETAGSFFSTAVDVATEIVPVVAIPSYELSTEMARNLLPVSVPHHIAAANAGRAALLVQALTRDPELLLAATVDELHQSHRAPAMAPSADLLQSLRASGFAAVVSGAGPTVMTLAAGSAQADEVERHIAATLASSQMPDGWRVLKLTVDTDGAKVEVHRRK, encoded by the coding sequence ATGCCCGGGCAGCGCGTCAGCGTCCGGGTACCGGCGACCAGCGCCAACCTCGGGCCCGGTTTTGACAGCCTCGGCCTGGCCGTAAGTCTGTATGACTCGGTCAGCGTTGAAACCACCGACGACGGCGTCTTCCATGCCGAGATCTCCGGTGAAGGCGCCGCCAACCTGCCCACGGATGAAAGCCATTTGATCATCCGCACCATCCAGGACACGCTGGGACGGGCGGGTTACCGGGCGGAAGGCTTGCGGCTGCAGGCCGAGAACGTGATTCCGCACGGCCGGGGACTGGGATCCTCCGCGGCGGCCATCGTCTCCGCGGTGCTGCTGGCCAACTCCTTGCTGCCCGTTGCTGCCCGGCTCAGTGCCCAGGAAGTCCTGCAGCTGTGTTCCGCCCAGGAAGGCCATCCGGACAACGTGGCTCCGGCGCTGGCGGGCAAGCTGGCCATCTCCTGGGAAACGGCGGGTTCTTTCTTCAGCACTGCCGTTGATGTCGCTACGGAAATTGTTCCGGTCGTGGCCATTCCGTCCTATGAATTGTCAACCGAAATGGCCCGGAATCTGCTGCCGGTCTCGGTGCCACACCATATCGCCGCGGCCAACGCCGGACGGGCGGCCCTGCTGGTGCAGGCGCTGACGCGTGACCCGGAACTGCTGCTCGCGGCGACAGTGGATGAGCTGCACCAGAGCCACCGGGCGCCGGCCATGGCACCGAGCGCAGATCTGCTGCAGTCTCTTCGTGCGTCCGGTTTCGCCGCTGTTGTCTCCGGTGCCGGCCCGACGGTTATGACGCTGGCTGCAGGGTCCGCGCAGGCGGATGAGGTCGAGCGGCATATCGCCGCCACGTTGGCGTCCTCACAGATGCCGGACGGCTGGCGTGTCCTTAAACTGACGGTTGACACAGATGGTGCTAAAGTGGAAGTGCACCGCCGGAAATAA
- a CDS encoding ABC transporter ATP-binding protein, which produces MLDITNVHKTFFAGTVNERVALKEINLSLTPGEFVTVIGSNGAGKSTVLNITSGKLRPDTGTVRIDGNDVTKLADHQRAKFIGRVFQDPMAGTSPDMTIEQNMSMAYERGKTRGLAPGVTKKKRDFFQEELKSLELGLENRLKAKVGLLSGGQRQALSLLMATFSSPKILLLDEHTAALDPQRADLVSRLTAEVVERHQLTTLMVTHNMEQALRLGSRLIMMHEGRIILDIGQEQKRKTTVQDLLHEFEKIKGGALDDRTMLQ; this is translated from the coding sequence ATGCTGGATATAACTAATGTGCACAAGACCTTTTTCGCGGGCACGGTCAATGAACGGGTGGCGCTGAAGGAGATCAACCTGTCGCTGACGCCGGGCGAGTTCGTCACGGTGATCGGCAGCAACGGCGCCGGTAAATCGACGGTCCTGAACATCACTTCGGGCAAGCTCCGTCCGGACACCGGCACGGTCAGGATCGACGGCAACGACGTGACGAAGCTGGCGGACCACCAGCGGGCAAAATTCATTGGCCGGGTCTTCCAGGATCCGATGGCCGGGACCTCCCCGGACATGACCATCGAACAGAACATGTCCATGGCTTACGAGCGCGGTAAGACGCGAGGCCTGGCCCCCGGTGTCACGAAGAAGAAGCGGGACTTTTTCCAAGAGGAGCTCAAATCCCTGGAGCTGGGCTTGGAGAACCGACTCAAGGCCAAAGTGGGCCTCCTCTCCGGAGGGCAGCGCCAGGCGCTCTCACTGCTCATGGCCACCTTCAGCAGCCCGAAAATCCTGCTGCTGGACGAGCACACTGCCGCGCTGGACCCGCAACGGGCGGATCTCGTGAGCCGTTTGACCGCGGAAGTTGTGGAACGGCACCAGCTGACCACCTTGATGGTCACCCACAATATGGAGCAGGCCCTGCGCCTCGGGAGCCGGCTGATCATGATGCATGAAGGCCGGATCATCCTGGATATTGGCCAGGAGCAGAAGCGGAAAACCACGGTGCAGGACCTGTTGCACGAGTTCGAAAAGATCAAGGGCGGAGCCCTGGACGACCGCACCATGCTGCAGTAA